A window of Paraburkholderia bryophila contains these coding sequences:
- a CDS encoding OmpA family protein, which translates to MSEEIDGGVETTAPIWPVFGDLMSVLLGAFVLILVGVIGVQLELSTKLEQEVKQRQVETQRRKTLEQALAGPLAAGRVTLVNGRIGISGNVLFALNSDQLQPEGRELLKSLAGPLTAYLHARDEILMVSGFTDDRQVREANRRFADNWELSAQRALTVTRALIDDGVPAASVFAAAFGSQQPVGSNADDQGRAKNRRVEIAPVPGPANAAGKARE; encoded by the coding sequence ATGAGCGAGGAAATCGACGGCGGCGTAGAGACCACCGCGCCGATCTGGCCGGTCTTCGGCGATTTGATGTCGGTGCTGCTGGGCGCCTTCGTGCTGATCCTGGTGGGCGTCATCGGCGTGCAACTCGAACTGTCGACCAAGCTGGAGCAGGAGGTCAAGCAGCGTCAGGTGGAAACGCAGCGCCGCAAGACCCTCGAGCAGGCGCTCGCGGGACCACTCGCGGCAGGTCGCGTGACGCTGGTCAACGGACGTATCGGCATTAGCGGCAATGTGTTGTTCGCGCTGAACTCCGACCAGTTGCAGCCCGAAGGCCGCGAGTTATTGAAGAGCCTGGCCGGACCGCTCACGGCGTATCTGCATGCCCGTGACGAGATTCTGATGGTGAGCGGTTTTACCGACGACCGGCAGGTGCGCGAGGCGAACCGTCGCTTTGCGGACAACTGGGAACTGTCGGCGCAGCGCGCGCTGACGGTGACGCGGGCGTTGATCGATGACGGCGTGCCGGCGGCCTCGGTTTTCGCGGCCGCGTTCGGTTCGCAGCAGCCGGTGGGCTCGAACGCCGACGATCAGGGGCGTGCGAAGAACCGGCGGGTGGAAATCGCGCC
- a CDS encoding DUF802 domain-containing protein translates to MSRYRIDLVVFLAGLAAVCWIAVGYLGSNPLALAVTLLIGVCYLAGSLELHRYNQATGTLTRAVAALSGPPSSLGGWLDSLHPSLRNAARLRVEGERVALPGPALAPYLVGLLVLLGMLGTLLGMVATLRGTGLALESSTDLQAIRASLAAPVKGLGFAFGTSIAGVSTSAMLGLLAALCRRERLQAAQALDLKIATSLRIYSQAHQRDESFRLLQRQADVMPALVDRLQSMMSAIEQQSLASSERQVASQEAFHGKAEAAYTRLAASVEQSLKQSVADSTRAAGAALQPVMEATMAGLARETTALHASVSHAVQRQLDGLSNGFEATAVNVADIWNKALAGHQRSSEELTEHLRATLDRFTETFEQRSAGLLDGVSARLDATAQGVSQAWNDALSRQERVGETLADNNRQALAAAAASFEQHSVSLLANVGESHANLQTALGSRDEQRLAAWTEQLGSMAAALNEKWEQTGERTANRQQEICATLEQTARDIAAQTQTHASATIAEIGRLVDAAAEAPKAAANLRTELAAQDEQRLAAWTEKLDSMAAALSEKWEQAGERTANRQQEICATLEQTARDMSAQTQAHASETIAEIGQLVQAASEAPKAAAEVVAELRQKLSDSMVRDTAMLQERARLLETLETLLDAVNHASTEQRTAVDALVSTSADLLERVGTRFTDKVELETGKLGDIAAQVTGSAVEVASLGEAFGSAVQVFGESNDKLVTHLERIEAALDKSLARSDEQLAYYVAQAREVVDLSVMSQKQIVEDLQHLAGQRASAGADAA, encoded by the coding sequence ATGTCCAGATATCGTATTGATCTCGTTGTATTTCTGGCCGGCCTGGCCGCCGTGTGCTGGATCGCCGTGGGTTACCTCGGTTCGAACCCGCTGGCGCTGGCCGTCACCTTGTTGATCGGTGTGTGCTATCTGGCGGGCTCGCTCGAACTGCATCGTTACAACCAGGCGACCGGCACGTTGACGCGCGCCGTCGCGGCGCTGTCCGGACCGCCGTCGAGCCTGGGCGGCTGGCTCGACTCGTTGCATCCGAGCTTGCGCAACGCGGCGCGTTTGCGCGTCGAAGGTGAGCGGGTGGCCTTGCCCGGACCCGCGCTCGCACCGTATCTGGTCGGCCTGCTGGTGCTGCTGGGCATGCTCGGCACGCTGCTTGGCATGGTCGCGACGTTACGCGGCACCGGCCTCGCGCTGGAAAGCTCGACCGATCTGCAGGCGATTCGTGCTTCGCTGGCCGCGCCGGTCAAGGGCTTGGGATTCGCATTCGGCACGTCGATCGCGGGCGTGTCCACCTCCGCGATGCTCGGGCTGCTGGCCGCGTTGTGCCGTCGCGAACGGTTGCAGGCGGCGCAAGCGCTCGACCTGAAGATCGCGACGAGCTTGCGCATCTATTCGCAGGCTCATCAGCGCGACGAGAGTTTCAGGCTTCTGCAACGGCAGGCCGATGTGATGCCCGCACTGGTCGACCGCCTGCAGTCGATGATGTCGGCGATTGAACAGCAGAGTCTCGCGTCGAGCGAGCGTCAGGTGGCCAGCCAGGAGGCGTTTCATGGCAAGGCCGAGGCCGCTTATACGCGGCTGGCCGCGTCTGTCGAGCAGTCGTTGAAGCAGAGTGTTGCCGACAGCACGCGCGCGGCCGGCGCGGCGTTGCAGCCGGTGATGGAAGCGACGATGGCCGGTCTCGCACGCGAGACCACCGCGTTGCACGCCAGCGTTTCGCACGCCGTGCAGCGGCAACTGGACGGGTTGTCGAACGGTTTTGAAGCGACGGCCGTGAACGTGGCCGACATCTGGAACAAGGCGCTGGCCGGACATCAGCGTTCGAGCGAGGAACTGACGGAGCATCTGCGGGCAACGCTAGATCGCTTCACGGAGACGTTCGAGCAACGCTCGGCCGGTTTGCTCGACGGCGTGTCCGCGCGACTGGATGCCACCGCGCAGGGCGTGTCGCAGGCATGGAACGACGCGTTGTCGCGGCAGGAGCGTGTCGGCGAGACGCTCGCGGACAACAATCGGCAAGCGCTGGCGGCGGCCGCGGCGAGTTTCGAGCAGCATTCGGTGTCGTTGCTCGCCAATGTCGGCGAGTCGCACGCGAATCTGCAGACGGCGCTGGGCTCGCGGGACGAACAACGGCTGGCGGCCTGGACCGAACAGCTCGGTTCGATGGCCGCTGCGTTGAATGAGAAGTGGGAGCAGACCGGCGAACGCACGGCGAACCGTCAGCAGGAAATCTGCGCGACGCTGGAACAAACCGCGCGCGACATCGCGGCGCAAACGCAAACGCATGCGAGCGCAACGATCGCCGAGATCGGTCGCCTCGTGGATGCAGCAGCCGAAGCCCCCAAAGCCGCCGCGAACCTGCGCACGGAACTGGCGGCGCAAGATGAACAACGTCTGGCCGCATGGACCGAAAAACTCGATTCGATGGCCGCTGCATTGAGCGAGAAGTGGGAACAAGCCGGCGAACGCACCGCGAACCGTCAGCAGGAAATCTGCGCGACGCTGGAGCAAACCGCGCGCGACATGTCGGCTCAGACGCAGGCGCACGCGAGCGAGACGATCGCCGAGATCGGGCAACTGGTGCAGGCTGCGTCGGAAGCGCCGAAGGCCGCGGCTGAAGTCGTCGCCGAATTGCGGCAGAAACTGTCCGATAGCATGGTTCGCGATACCGCGATGTTGCAGGAGCGCGCGCGCTTGCTGGAAACGCTGGAGACGCTGCTCGATGCCGTGAATCACGCGTCCACCGAACAACGTACGGCCGTCGACGCGCTGGTTTCGACGTCGGCGGATCTGCTGGAGCGGGTGGGCACGCGCTTCACCGACAAGGTCGAACTCGAAACCGGCAAGCTCGGCGACATCGCCGCGCAGGTGACCGGCAGCGCCGTCGAAGTGGCGAGCCTCGGCGAAGCGTTCGGCAGCGCCGTGCAGGTGTTCGGCGAGTCGAACGACAAGCTGGTCACGCATCTGGAGCGGATCGAAGCCGCGCTCGATAAGTCGCTCGCACGCAGTGACGAACAGTTGGCGTATTACGTGGCGCAGGCGCGGGAAGTCGTCGACCTGAGCGTGATGTCGCAGAAGCAGATCGTCGAGGATCTGCAGCACCTCGCCGGGCAGCGCGCTTCGGCCGGAGCTGACGCCGCATGA
- a CDS encoding DUF3348 domain-containing protein, whose amino-acid sequence MLQAPQRTALSGPALIRLLARLADVDVPESRQSLSDRLSQWLGWTDAIALSSALNGAPPAVPAGARAFGRAEEDECARVRVSLTKSVAGDSVLVASKRRGFAHPQAHPYGNPHAHMPSQPAPADAAPDYAVFRQRYQALQQSMETAVGTLRVRLRSLLAAKTPALARLAVLDAVMERALGERERNLLGSVPGLLAGHFERLRAAEQAALAAAVASDDVAAVTPGAWLDVFRKDMQSVLLAELDVRFQPVEGLLAALRTS is encoded by the coding sequence ATGTTGCAAGCCCCCCAGCGCACAGCTCTTAGCGGCCCGGCGCTCATTCGCCTGTTGGCTCGTCTGGCGGATGTCGATGTCCCCGAATCCCGGCAATCGCTCTCGGACCGGCTTAGCCAATGGCTCGGCTGGACCGACGCTATTGCGCTGTCGTCGGCGCTGAACGGCGCGCCGCCGGCAGTGCCGGCCGGGGCGCGGGCGTTCGGCCGCGCCGAAGAGGACGAATGCGCACGCGTGCGCGTTTCGCTGACGAAGTCCGTGGCGGGCGACAGCGTGCTCGTGGCGAGCAAGCGGCGCGGATTTGCCCACCCGCAGGCCCATCCGTATGGAAACCCGCACGCCCACATGCCGTCGCAGCCCGCGCCGGCCGACGCGGCGCCCGATTACGCGGTGTTCCGGCAGCGCTACCAGGCGTTGCAGCAGTCGATGGAAACTGCGGTCGGCACGTTACGCGTGCGCCTGCGCAGCCTGCTGGCCGCCAAAACGCCCGCACTGGCGCGGCTCGCGGTGCTGGACGCCGTCATGGAGCGCGCGCTCGGCGAGCGTGAGCGGAACCTGCTGGGCAGCGTGCCCGGTCTGCTGGCCGGGCACTTCGAGCGCTTGCGCGCGGCGGAGCAGGCGGCGCTGGCCGCCGCCGTGGCCTCGGACGACGTCGCGGCGGTAACGCCCGGCGCATGGCTGGACGTGTTCCGCAAGGACATGCAGAGCGTGTTGCTTGCTGAACTGGACGTTCGTTTTCAACCGGTCGAAGGGTTGCTCGCGGCTCTTCGCACCAGCTAA
- a CDS encoding aromatic alcohol reductase: protein MSHPQSILVLGAGELGMAVLRNLARLAAVKTGVSVAALLRPSALDSNDPAKQKDVAELRALAIELVPGDLNALSDASLADLFRRFDTVISCTGFVGGKGVQLKLARAALEAGIKRYFPWQFGVDYDVIGRGSAQDLFDEQLDVRDLLRAQQNTEWVIVSTGMFTSFLFEPSFGVVDFERNTVHALGSWDNAVTVTTADDIGMLTAEIVFTEPRIADEIVYVAGDTVTYGQLADGIDAMRGVKSRRVAWSVPQLMSELATQPGDSLCKYRVVFAEGAGVSWHKARTFNAQKQLAVCSMEQWMRDNLRFDASVSPQ, encoded by the coding sequence ATGTCGCATCCTCAATCCATTCTCGTCCTCGGCGCCGGTGAGCTCGGCATGGCCGTCTTGCGCAATCTCGCGCGCCTTGCCGCCGTGAAGACGGGCGTGTCGGTCGCCGCGTTGCTGCGCCCATCGGCGCTCGATTCGAACGATCCGGCCAAGCAGAAAGATGTTGCCGAACTGCGCGCGCTGGCTATCGAACTCGTGCCGGGCGACCTCAACGCGCTGTCCGATGCGTCGCTTGCCGACCTGTTCCGGCGCTTCGATACGGTGATTTCGTGCACCGGGTTCGTCGGCGGCAAAGGTGTGCAGCTCAAGCTCGCGCGCGCCGCGCTTGAAGCTGGCATCAAACGCTATTTCCCGTGGCAGTTCGGCGTCGACTATGACGTGATCGGCCGGGGCAGCGCGCAGGATCTGTTCGACGAACAACTCGACGTGCGCGATCTGTTGCGCGCGCAACAGAACACGGAATGGGTGATCGTGTCGACGGGCATGTTCACGAGTTTCCTGTTCGAGCCGTCGTTCGGCGTGGTGGACTTCGAACGCAACACGGTTCATGCGCTCGGCAGTTGGGACAACGCGGTGACTGTCACTACCGCCGACGACATCGGCATGCTGACCGCCGAGATCGTTTTCACCGAACCGCGTATTGCGGACGAAATCGTCTACGTGGCGGGCGATACCGTCACCTACGGCCAACTCGCGGACGGCATCGACGCGATGCGCGGCGTGAAATCGCGGCGCGTGGCATGGAGCGTGCCGCAATTGATGAGCGAACTCGCGACGCAGCCGGGCGACTCGCTGTGCAAATACCGCGTGGTGTTCGCGGAAGGGGCCGGCGTGTCGTGGCACAAGGCGCGCACCTTCAACGCGCAAAAGCAGCTCGCCGTCTGCTCGATGGAGCAATGGATGCGCGACAACCTGCGCTTCGACGCGAGCGTTTCGCCCCAGTAA
- a CDS encoding LysR family transcriptional regulator, whose protein sequence is MDKLQAMTTFVRIVEAQSFSKAAETLALPRSSVTTIIKQLERELGAALLRRSTRTLSLTDAGERYYASCRAILAEIARAESELSTDATAPRGRVRADMPGVIGRGLVLPRLKDFEQRFPGIELVLGLSDRPADLIYDGIDCVIRTGALADSTLTGRRVGQLNWITCASPRYLKEHGEPDTVASLVDHRAVNYISNATGRPLDWRFHVHGEQLTLSMPSRFAVNETEAYLQCGLEGLGLIQLSEFVALPYLQSGRLKEVLADARSSPVPVSIVYPDGRNASGATRAFVEWVVELFEHSDLGRGQ, encoded by the coding sequence ATGGACAAACTTCAAGCGATGACCACGTTTGTGCGCATCGTCGAGGCTCAAAGCTTCAGCAAGGCAGCCGAAACGCTCGCGCTGCCCCGTTCGTCGGTCACGACAATCATCAAGCAACTGGAGCGCGAACTAGGCGCCGCGCTGCTTCGCCGCAGCACCCGAACGCTCAGTCTGACCGACGCGGGCGAGCGCTACTACGCGTCATGCCGCGCGATCCTCGCGGAAATCGCGCGCGCGGAAAGCGAACTGTCGACCGACGCCACCGCGCCGCGCGGACGCGTGCGAGCGGACATGCCGGGCGTGATCGGCCGCGGCCTGGTGTTGCCGCGGCTCAAGGATTTCGAGCAGCGCTTTCCCGGCATCGAACTCGTGCTCGGTCTGAGCGATCGCCCCGCGGACCTAATCTACGACGGCATCGACTGCGTGATTCGCACCGGCGCGCTGGCGGATTCAACGCTGACCGGCCGTCGCGTCGGGCAGTTGAACTGGATCACCTGCGCGTCGCCGCGCTATCTGAAGGAGCACGGCGAACCCGATACCGTGGCCTCGCTGGTGGATCACCGTGCGGTCAACTACATCTCGAACGCGACCGGCCGGCCGCTCGACTGGCGCTTTCACGTTCATGGCGAGCAGCTCACGCTGAGCATGCCGAGCCGCTTCGCCGTCAACGAAACCGAGGCCTATCTACAGTGCGGTCTCGAAGGATTGGGGTTGATCCAGCTGTCGGAGTTCGTCGCGTTGCCGTATCTTCAATCGGGCCGTTTGAAGGAAGTGCTGGCCGACGCGAGGAGCTCGCCGGTGCCGGTTTCTATCGTCTATCCGGATGGCCGCAACGCGAGCGGCGCGACCCGGGCGTTCGTGGAGTGGGTCGTGGAATTGTTCGAACACAGCGACTTGGGGCGAGGCCAATGA
- a CDS encoding NAD(P)/FAD-dependent oxidoreductase codes for MPFDTVVLGAGIVGVCVAVHLQKRGRQVALVDRKLPGNETSFGNAGLIQREGVYPYAFPRDLDTLLRYARNQSPDVRYHAAALFKVAPFLWQYWRNSHPATHAAIAKSYSTLIERSVSEHRALAAAADASALLRPIGWMKVFRSAAAHDKEIRVAERWHAEYGVEFDALDAARLQQMEPDLDGTLLGAVRYPESDSVSDPHALVTAYTKYFEALGGRFFIGDADTLREGWEVDTQAGTIAAQSAVVALGPWSDPLTSRLGYRLPLAVKRGYHMHYAPQGAARLNHPVLDAETGYVLAPMARGIRLTTGAEIALYDAPKTPAQLAAVEPVARKLFPLGERLDDEPWMGRRPCTPDMMPIIGPARNHRDLWLALGHAHHGLTLGPITGRLIAEMMTGEETVVDPRPFRVERF; via the coding sequence ATTCCATTCGACACCGTGGTACTCGGCGCGGGCATTGTCGGCGTGTGCGTCGCCGTGCATCTGCAGAAGCGCGGCCGCCAGGTCGCACTGGTCGATCGCAAGCTGCCGGGCAATGAGACGTCGTTCGGCAACGCCGGGTTGATCCAGCGCGAAGGCGTCTATCCGTACGCGTTTCCGCGCGACCTGGACACCTTGCTTCGCTACGCGCGCAACCAGTCGCCGGACGTTCGTTACCATGCCGCCGCGCTGTTCAAGGTGGCGCCGTTCCTGTGGCAATACTGGCGCAATTCGCACCCCGCCACGCACGCGGCGATCGCCAAGTCGTATTCGACGCTGATCGAGCGCAGCGTGAGCGAGCACCGTGCGCTGGCCGCCGCGGCCGACGCAAGCGCGTTGTTGCGTCCGATCGGCTGGATGAAGGTGTTTCGCAGCGCAGCGGCTCACGACAAGGAAATCCGCGTCGCCGAACGCTGGCACGCCGAGTACGGTGTCGAGTTCGACGCGCTCGACGCCGCTCGTCTGCAGCAGATGGAACCCGATCTCGACGGGACCCTGCTCGGCGCGGTGCGCTATCCGGAGTCCGATTCGGTGAGCGATCCGCATGCGCTCGTCACCGCCTACACGAAATATTTCGAAGCGCTGGGCGGCCGCTTTTTTATCGGCGATGCGGACACGCTTCGCGAGGGTTGGGAGGTCGATACGCAAGCGGGAACGATCGCGGCGCAATCGGCGGTCGTCGCGTTGGGACCGTGGTCGGATCCGCTGACCTCACGACTGGGTTACCGCCTGCCCCTCGCCGTCAAACGCGGATATCACATGCACTACGCGCCGCAAGGAGCGGCCCGTTTGAATCATCCGGTGCTGGATGCCGAGACCGGCTACGTGCTCGCGCCGATGGCGCGCGGCATCCGCCTGACCACCGGTGCGGAAATCGCCTTGTACGATGCGCCCAAAACGCCGGCGCAACTCGCCGCGGTCGAACCGGTTGCACGCAAGCTGTTCCCGCTAGGCGAGCGACTGGACGACGAACCGTGGATGGGTCGCCGTCCCTGCACGCCCGACATGATGCCGATCATCGGGCCCGCGCGAAATCATCGGGACTTGTGGCTCGCGTTGGGTCACGCGCATCACGGGTTGACGCTTGGCCCGATCACGGGTCGCCTGATCGCCGAAATGATGACGGGCGAGGAGACGGTAGTGGATCCGCGGCCGTTCAGGGTGGAGCGGTTCTAG